Proteins co-encoded in one Methanobrevibacter gottschalkii DSM 11977 genomic window:
- a CDS encoding DNA-binding protein: MSDLDEIRQKRMAELQAQQAAMQNQAQQQAMAQAQQQEAQAKFESQKKQIIAQIMTSEARNRLSNLKLTKPELVNQIELQLIQSAQSGSLRGKVTDEQLKVLLRQIAGQKREIKITRK; this comes from the coding sequence ATGAGCGATTTAGATGAAATTCGTCAAAAAAGAATGGCTGAATTACAAGCTCAACAAGCTGCTATGCAGAATCAAGCACAACAACAAGCTATGGCTCAAGCACAACAGCAAGAAGCACAAGCAAAATTTGAATCTCAGAAAAAACAAATTATTGCTCAAATTATGACTTCTGAAGCTCGTAATAGGTTGTCTAATCTTAAATTAACTAAACCTGAACTTGTTAATCAAATTGAACTTCAATTGATTCAATCAGCTCAGTCTGGAAGTTTAAGAGGAAAAGTGACTGATGAACAGCTTAAAGTTCTTTTAAGACAAATTGCTGGTCAAAAAAGAGAGATTAAAATTACAAGGAAATAA